One Bradyrhizobium zhanjiangense DNA segment encodes these proteins:
- a CDS encoding ABC transporter substrate-binding protein, translated as MTRALGLVPAIALATALFGGTAGAQTIKIGVNEPLTGAFAASGTYVVNGAKIAADEINAKGGILGKKIELVIEDNKSNPTEAAAVAEKLITSDKVPVLMGAWGSSLTLAVMPKLMEYETPMVVETSSSGKITTTGNPFIFRISPPSAVEAAAFKGIVDKLALKKVDFLVINNDWGRGTAEDFSKMMKDKGISIGLVETMDQGAQDMSAQLSKIKSSDSETVIVTTAVDQLTLIFKQAAALGLKKRIITTGGSQNPDQIIAQAGAAANGTMHLTTFLPWFPDKTPNPEATNYFITEWKKRGFEFAGCTESFRGYDGIRTAAAAIEKAGKAEPAAIKAALWDINIKGLNGDIVFRKSGPEGKESGQSQPNVYLIEINDGKVELKTL; from the coding sequence ATGACACGAGCACTCGGGCTGGTTCCGGCCATCGCACTTGCGACGGCCTTGTTCGGCGGCACGGCAGGGGCGCAGACCATCAAGATCGGCGTCAATGAGCCGCTCACCGGCGCATTCGCGGCCTCCGGGACCTATGTCGTCAACGGCGCGAAGATCGCCGCCGACGAGATCAACGCCAAGGGCGGCATCTTGGGCAAGAAGATCGAGCTCGTCATCGAGGACAACAAGAGCAACCCGACGGAAGCTGCCGCCGTCGCCGAAAAACTCATCACCAGCGACAAGGTGCCGGTGCTGATGGGCGCCTGGGGCTCGAGCCTGACGCTCGCGGTGATGCCCAAGTTGATGGAATACGAGACCCCGATGGTCGTGGAAACCTCGTCCTCAGGCAAGATCACGACGACGGGAAATCCCTTCATCTTCCGGATCTCGCCGCCCTCGGCGGTCGAGGCCGCCGCGTTCAAGGGCATCGTCGACAAGCTCGCGCTCAAGAAGGTCGATTTCCTCGTCATCAACAACGACTGGGGCCGGGGCACGGCCGAGGACTTCAGCAAGATGATGAAGGACAAGGGCATCAGCATCGGCCTCGTCGAGACCATGGACCAGGGCGCGCAGGACATGAGCGCGCAGCTCTCCAAGATCAAGAGCTCGGATTCCGAGACGGTGATCGTCACGACAGCGGTCGATCAGCTCACCCTGATCTTCAAGCAGGCGGCCGCGCTGGGCCTGAAGAAGCGCATCATCACCACGGGCGGCTCGCAGAACCCTGACCAGATCATCGCCCAGGCCGGTGCCGCCGCCAACGGCACCATGCATCTGACCACCTTCCTGCCGTGGTTCCCGGACAAGACGCCTAATCCGGAAGCCACCAACTATTTCATCACGGAATGGAAGAAGCGCGGTTTCGAGTTCGCCGGCTGCACCGAGAGTTTTCGCGGCTATGACGGCATCCGCACTGCGGCGGCGGCGATCGAGAAGGCCGGCAAGGCCGAGCCAGCCGCAATCAAGGCGGCGCTCTGGGACATCAATATCAAGGGACTGAACGGCGATATCGTGTTCCGCAAGTCCGGTCCGGAGGGCAAGGAGAGCGGGCAGAGCCAGCCGAACGTCTATCTCATCGAGATCAACGACGGCAAGGTCGAGTTGAAGACGCTCTAG
- a CDS encoding xanthine dehydrogenase family Fe-S subunit, producing MTTIALQVNRRAVELSAEPRTSLADFVRDKLDLTGTHLGCEHGVCGACTVLLDGVPARSCITYAVACAGADITTIEGLDEDEVTTELRAAFTREHALQCGYCTPGMLVSARDLVLRLPDADERRIRVGLSGNLCRCTGYVGIVRAVQSVIEARRARNIAPLADGGRTSLGPAGSGRATFSGDEPRPARQVPVPASDGAAPARISDFIPATVLDQSFTLPHAPTKVFAMFDDIAGIASCLPGVSLTAPPTPERVEGMISVRLGPIAASFEGAARVERDPATRSGRIVGVGTDQRSHSATQGEVRYRLLPLEGGAATAVELSIGYTLTGMLAQVGRPGLVRDLAKRLVAEFAGNLDRHMSGAPSGQVAAAELSGWSIVSDILRARLARMFGRVFTGKGGAE from the coding sequence ATGACCACGATTGCGCTTCAGGTCAATCGCCGTGCGGTCGAACTCTCGGCCGAGCCGCGGACCAGCTTGGCCGATTTCGTCCGCGATAAGCTGGACTTGACCGGCACCCATCTCGGTTGCGAGCACGGCGTCTGCGGCGCCTGCACCGTGCTGCTCGACGGCGTGCCGGCGCGCTCCTGCATCACCTATGCCGTGGCCTGCGCGGGCGCTGACATCACCACCATCGAAGGGCTCGATGAGGACGAGGTCACGACCGAGTTGCGCGCAGCCTTCACCCGCGAGCATGCCCTTCAGTGCGGCTATTGCACCCCGGGGATGCTGGTCTCGGCGCGCGACCTGGTGTTGCGTCTGCCCGATGCCGATGAGCGGCGCATCCGTGTCGGCCTCAGCGGTAATCTCTGCCGCTGTACCGGCTATGTGGGGATTGTGCGGGCCGTCCAGTCCGTCATCGAGGCAAGGCGTGCGCGCAACATAGCGCCGCTTGCCGATGGCGGCCGGACCAGTCTCGGCCCCGCCGGATCGGGGCGAGCCACGTTCAGCGGTGACGAGCCGAGGCCTGCGCGGCAGGTCCCAGTGCCGGCATCAGACGGCGCCGCACCGGCCAGAATTTCCGATTTCATTCCGGCGACCGTTCTCGATCAGAGCTTCACGCTGCCGCACGCACCCACAAAGGTGTTTGCGATGTTCGATGATATCGCCGGTATTGCATCCTGCCTGCCCGGGGTATCTCTGACGGCGCCGCCAACGCCGGAGCGCGTGGAGGGCATGATCAGCGTCAGGCTCGGGCCGATCGCGGCGTCGTTCGAGGGCGCCGCGCGCGTCGAACGCGATCCCGCAACACGATCGGGACGCATCGTCGGCGTCGGCACCGACCAGCGCAGCCATTCGGCGACGCAAGGAGAGGTCCGCTATCGCCTGCTTCCGCTTGAAGGCGGCGCGGCGACCGCCGTCGAACTCTCGATCGGCTACACGCTCACGGGAATGCTGGCGCAGGTCGGCCGGCCCGGCCTGGTGCGGGATCTTGCCAAGCGCCTCGTTGCGGAGTTCGCGGGCAATCTCGACCGCCACATGTCCGGCGCGCCGTCGGGGCAGGTGGCCGCGGCAGAGCTCAGTGGCTGGTCGATTGTCTCGGACATATTGCGCGCCCGGCTGGCGCGCATGTTTGGTCGCGTCTTCACTGGAAAAGGTGGCGCGGAATGA
- a CDS encoding FAD binding domain-containing protein produces the protein MKPAPFSYERPRDLDAALSMLAASSGSAKIIAGGQSLGPMLNLRLVQPELIVDISGLAELKRAEVSRGELVLGALVTHADIEDGRTADVTRGAMRGVAANIAYRAVRNRGTIGGSLSHADPAADWISSLAALGARLTLRSLAGARTMAIEAFVVGALESALHAGEIVEAIHVPSRAVSAHWGYAKSCRKTGEFAHAIGAVLIDPVAASARVVLGAIDTTPIVVTDAAELFGGRIAADYKQRFDARVADGLLTKAGIDDAAQRHIHVSVLKRAVLEAAA, from the coding sequence ATGAAACCGGCGCCCTTCAGTTACGAGCGTCCGCGCGATCTCGACGCCGCGCTGTCGATGCTGGCCGCAAGCAGCGGTTCGGCAAAAATCATCGCCGGCGGCCAGTCGCTCGGACCGATGCTCAATCTGCGGCTGGTGCAGCCGGAGCTGATCGTGGACATCTCCGGTCTGGCTGAACTCAAGCGGGCCGAGGTTTCTCGTGGCGAACTCGTGCTCGGCGCCTTGGTCACCCATGCCGACATCGAGGACGGGCGCACGGCCGACGTGACCCGCGGGGCCATGCGTGGCGTCGCCGCCAACATTGCGTACCGCGCGGTGCGTAACCGCGGCACGATCGGCGGCTCGCTCAGTCATGCCGATCCCGCCGCTGACTGGATTTCGTCGCTGGCCGCCCTGGGTGCGCGCCTGACGCTGCGCAGCCTTGCCGGCGCTCGCACGATGGCGATCGAGGCCTTCGTCGTCGGCGCCCTGGAATCGGCGCTGCATGCGGGCGAAATCGTCGAGGCGATTCACGTCCCGTCACGCGCGGTCTCGGCCCATTGGGGCTATGCCAAGAGCTGTCGCAAGACCGGCGAGTTCGCCCACGCCATCGGCGCGGTACTGATCGATCCAGTTGCTGCCTCGGCGCGTGTCGTGCTCGGTGCGATTGACACGACGCCGATCGTCGTCACCGATGCCGCCGAGCTGTTCGGCGGGCGGATCGCGGCCGACTACAAGCAGCGCTTTGACGCTCGCGTCGCGGATGGCCTTCTGACCAAAGCCGGCATCGACGACGCCGCGCAGCGTCACATCCATGTCAGCGTGTTGAAGCGCGCCGTCCTGGAGGCCGCGGCATGA
- a CDS encoding xanthine dehydrogenase family protein molybdopterin-binding subunit translates to MRENAGVRNELEFPSGKSGQGVGARLPRKEDDRLMRGRGQYVADIRLAGLQDVAFVRSPMAHARICGIHVPERYRGSVFAAADLVGIKPIRAVSGLPGFKVSEQPVLATGKVRQVGELVAMCLAPTRAEAEDIAASVTLDLEELPAVYDMLKAREPGSALVHEHWGDNIFLETNYEVDISAALDAPIKVTREIATARQCMSPLEGRGVVATFDRRLDQLTLHSAAQMPHITRSGLAECLGMEEGRIRVVSPDVGGGFGHKGILLPEEVCLSWLTMRTGHPVRWTEDRREHLVASSNCREHHYRITVYADRDGTLRGIDCEATVDSGAYSSYPFSACLEAAQIASILPGPYKMPAYRCRTFSVATNKCPILPYRGVARTGVCFALELMLDVVAAEAGLEPGEVRLRNLVRPEQMPFDNITRKHFDSGDYPEAMRRALAAIDIESIRAKQSLGEVDGRRIGVGVSIYCEQAAHGTSVYSGWGIPMVPGHEQASARLTPDGGLELRVGVHSHGQGMETTLAQVAHEILGVDVAKIRIILGDTAMTPYSTGTWGSRSMVMAGGAVATACRELGERARRIGAKLLQHDPASVVLQNGEVRGVNGSVSLKAIAHTWYRRPQDLPADVDAGGLEVTQGYKPVRDSGTFSYAAHAAVVAVDPDLGEVEILDYVIVEDGGVLVNPLVVDGQIYGGLAQGIGTALYEEMPFDASGQPLATTLADYLLPGPTEVPAARLDHMETPSPYTQFGVKGIGEGGAIAPPAAIANAVNDALRPLGVELMQSPITPHRVIEAVLAARAAERSVA, encoded by the coding sequence GTGAGGGAGAACGCCGGCGTGCGCAACGAGCTAGAGTTTCCTTCTGGCAAGTCCGGTCAGGGCGTTGGCGCACGGCTGCCGCGGAAGGAGGATGACCGCCTGATGCGCGGCCGCGGCCAATACGTCGCCGACATCAGGCTGGCAGGCCTTCAGGACGTCGCCTTCGTGCGCAGCCCGATGGCGCATGCGCGCATTTGCGGCATCCACGTGCCCGAGCGTTATCGCGGCAGCGTGTTCGCGGCGGCCGATCTCGTCGGGATCAAGCCGATCCGCGCGGTATCAGGGCTGCCGGGCTTCAAGGTATCCGAACAACCGGTGCTGGCCACCGGCAAGGTGCGCCAGGTCGGCGAGCTCGTTGCGATGTGCCTTGCGCCGACGCGCGCCGAGGCCGAGGACATCGCGGCCTCCGTGACGCTCGATCTGGAGGAGCTTCCCGCGGTCTACGACATGTTGAAGGCGCGCGAGCCCGGCTCGGCGCTGGTGCACGAGCATTGGGGTGACAACATCTTCCTCGAGACCAATTACGAGGTCGACATCTCCGCCGCGCTCGATGCGCCGATCAAGGTGACGCGCGAGATCGCGACGGCGCGGCAATGCATGTCGCCGCTCGAAGGCCGCGGCGTGGTTGCGACGTTCGACCGGCGGCTGGATCAGCTCACGCTGCATTCCGCGGCACAGATGCCGCACATCACCCGCAGCGGCCTTGCCGAATGCCTCGGCATGGAGGAGGGCAGGATCCGCGTGGTCTCGCCCGATGTCGGCGGCGGTTTCGGTCACAAGGGCATTTTGCTGCCCGAAGAGGTCTGCCTGTCCTGGTTGACCATGCGTACCGGCCATCCCGTGCGCTGGACCGAGGATCGCCGCGAGCATCTCGTCGCCAGCTCCAATTGCCGCGAGCATCATTACAGGATCACGGTCTATGCGGACCGTGACGGCACGCTGCGCGGCATCGATTGCGAGGCGACCGTGGATTCCGGGGCCTACTCGTCTTATCCGTTCTCGGCCTGTCTCGAGGCCGCGCAGATCGCGAGCATTTTGCCCGGCCCTTACAAGATGCCGGCCTATCGCTGCCGCACCTTCTCGGTTGCTACGAACAAATGCCCGATCCTGCCGTATCGCGGCGTCGCGCGCACCGGCGTCTGCTTCGCGCTAGAGCTGATGCTTGATGTCGTGGCGGCCGAAGCCGGTCTCGAGCCCGGCGAAGTCCGGTTGCGCAATCTGGTGCGGCCGGAGCAGATGCCGTTCGACAACATCACCAGGAAGCACTTTGACAGCGGCGATTACCCGGAAGCGATGCGGCGCGCGCTCGCCGCCATCGACATCGAGTCCATTCGTGCCAAACAGAGCCTGGGCGAGGTTGACGGTCGCCGCATCGGCGTCGGCGTCTCCATCTATTGCGAGCAGGCGGCGCACGGCACCTCGGTCTATTCCGGCTGGGGCATCCCCATGGTGCCGGGTCATGAGCAGGCCTCGGCACGCTTGACGCCGGACGGCGGCCTCGAATTGCGCGTCGGTGTGCATTCGCACGGGCAGGGCATGGAAACGACGCTTGCCCAGGTCGCGCACGAGATCCTCGGTGTCGACGTTGCAAAGATCCGCATCATTCTCGGCGACACCGCGATGACGCCCTATTCGACCGGAACCTGGGGCTCACGCTCGATGGTGATGGCCGGGGGCGCAGTGGCGACAGCTTGCCGCGAACTTGGCGAACGCGCAAGGCGCATCGGCGCGAAGCTGTTGCAGCATGACCCGGCCTCGGTGGTGTTGCAGAACGGCGAGGTACGCGGCGTCAACGGCAGTGTCAGCCTGAAGGCGATCGCCCACACCTGGTATCGCCGTCCGCAAGACCTGCCGGCCGACGTCGATGCCGGCGGGCTGGAGGTGACGCAAGGCTACAAGCCGGTGCGCGACAGCGGCACCTTCAGCTATGCCGCGCATGCGGCCGTCGTCGCAGTTGATCCTGATCTCGGCGAAGTCGAAATTCTGGATTATGTGATCGTCGAAGACGGCGGCGTGCTGGTCAATCCGCTCGTCGTTGACGGCCAGATCTATGGCGGTCTGGCGCAGGGCATCGGCACCGCGCTCTACGAGGAGATGCCGTTCGATGCCTCCGGCCAGCCGCTCGCGACGACGCTCGCCGACTATCTGCTGCCGGGCCCGACCGAGGTGCCGGCCGCGCGCCTCGATCACATGGAAACGCCGTCGCCCTATACGCAGTTCGGCGTGAAGGGCATCGGCGAGGGCGGTGCGATTGCGCCGCCGGCCGCCATCGCCAACGCCGTCAACGACGCGCTGCGTCCGCTCGGCGTCGAGCTGATGCAGTCGCCGATCACGCCACATCGCGTCATCGAAGCCGTGCTTGCTGCACGCGCGGCCGAAAGGAGCGTGGCATGA
- a CDS encoding amidohydrolase/deacetylase family metallohydrolase, whose amino-acid sequence MSVTASFDLLLRGGRVICPVSGVDGIKDVAIRNGRIAAVASDILPTSAKEVVDVSGKLVLPGLIDTHAHVYQYVSGRFGMNPDMVGVQSGVTTLVDQGGPSCMTLPGFRHFIAEPATSRVYAFLSAYLVGGLEGHYYPQLYSPDGVDIDATVKSAAANLDIVRGIKAHAEIGGFARWGIRVIEMAAEIGRRADLPVYVHFGQLWGLPESGANGEDADTILTRVIPLLREGDILAHPFTRHPGGFVNREGEVHPVIQAALDRGLKVDVGHGSHFSYRLARKAIAAGIIPTTLGADIHGYNTHVPAPAGTPDQHEDDENHPFAGQAKFSLVQAMSSMMALGLSLEQVVPMVTSNPAKMLGRSEEIGALKVGMGADVSVLTEKNGRFVLTDNEKNEVIAERLLQPAFCLRAGTRFDSVAPILPQAVAA is encoded by the coding sequence ATGTCCGTTACTGCCAGCTTCGACCTTCTACTGCGAGGCGGTCGCGTGATCTGTCCGGTCTCCGGCGTTGATGGCATCAAGGACGTCGCCATCCGCAACGGCAGGATTGCAGCCGTCGCGTCCGACATTCTGCCGACCAGCGCCAAGGAGGTCGTCGACGTCAGCGGCAAGCTGGTGCTGCCCGGGCTGATCGACACCCATGCACATGTCTATCAATATGTCTCTGGCCGCTTCGGCATGAATCCCGACATGGTCGGCGTTCAGTCGGGCGTGACGACGCTGGTCGACCAGGGCGGCCCGTCCTGCATGACGCTGCCCGGCTTTCGTCACTTCATCGCCGAGCCCGCAACGTCGCGCGTCTATGCCTTTCTGTCGGCCTATCTCGTCGGCGGACTCGAGGGGCACTATTATCCGCAACTCTACAGTCCCGACGGCGTCGACATCGATGCGACCGTCAAATCGGCGGCGGCCAATCTCGACATCGTGCGCGGCATCAAGGCCCATGCCGAGATCGGCGGTTTCGCGCGCTGGGGAATTCGCGTCATCGAGATGGCGGCGGAGATCGGCCGCCGCGCCGATCTCCCGGTCTATGTGCATTTCGGCCAGCTTTGGGGCCTGCCGGAGAGCGGCGCCAATGGCGAGGATGCGGACACCATCCTCACGCGCGTGATCCCGCTCTTGCGCGAAGGCGATATTCTCGCCCATCCGTTCACGCGCCATCCCGGCGGGTTCGTCAACCGCGAGGGCGAGGTGCATCCGGTGATCCAGGCGGCGCTCGATCGCGGTTTGAAGGTCGACGTCGGTCACGGCAGCCACTTCTCGTACCGGCTTGCGAGGAAGGCGATCGCCGCCGGCATCATCCCGACCACGCTGGGCGCCGACATTCACGGCTACAATACGCATGTGCCGGCACCGGCCGGCACGCCGGACCAGCACGAGGACGATGAGAACCACCCATTCGCAGGGCAGGCGAAGTTCAGCCTGGTCCAGGCGATGAGCTCGATGATGGCGCTCGGCCTGTCGCTCGAGCAAGTGGTGCCGATGGTCACCTCCAATCCCGCAAAGATGCTCGGCCGCAGCGAGGAGATCGGCGCGCTCAAGGTCGGCATGGGTGCCGACGTCTCCGTGCTCACGGAGAAGAACGGCCGCTTCGTCCTCACTGACAACGAGAAGAACGAGGTCATCGCCGAGCGCTTGCTGCAGCCGGCCTTCTGCCTGCGCGCCGGCACGCGCTTCGACTCGGTCGCACCGATCCTGCCGCAGGCCGTCGCGGCATAG
- a CDS encoding MarR family winged helix-turn-helix transcriptional regulator gives MRQAKTRRGGSRHRPWPLSQRPGYLIRRLHQIHVALFQEACGAFEITPLQYSLLSALAVRETADQTTLAADIALDRTTTTGALKRLAARNLVERAVNKDDRRARLCRLTPAGAALLVKIEGAARRAHRATLGDLSEREQAQFIEMMQRIVAGHPSRDSATALFD, from the coding sequence TTGCGGCAGGCGAAGACACGTCGCGGCGGGAGCAGGCACCGCCCCTGGCCCTTGTCGCAACGACCCGGATATCTGATCCGCCGGCTGCACCAGATTCACGTCGCACTGTTTCAGGAGGCCTGCGGCGCGTTCGAGATCACGCCGCTGCAATACAGCCTCCTCTCGGCGCTGGCGGTGCGCGAAACCGCCGATCAGACCACTTTGGCGGCCGATATAGCCCTTGATCGCACCACCACGACCGGCGCATTGAAGCGTCTCGCGGCACGAAACTTGGTCGAGCGCGCGGTCAACAAGGACGATCGCCGGGCGCGCCTGTGCCGATTGACGCCGGCCGGCGCAGCCTTGCTGGTCAAGATCGAGGGCGCGGCGCGACGGGCGCATCGCGCGACACTGGGGGATCTCAGCGAGCGGGAACAGGCGCAGTTCATCGAAATGATGCAGCGCATCGTGGCCGGCCACCCCAGTCGCGACAGTGCCACTGCCTTATTCGACTAG
- a CDS encoding cytosine permease codes for MTDSELRADLHSIEPIPDADRDSTGPQQMWIWAGANIAPVNWALGALGIILKLGLMETIAVIVLGNIVGCAIFATFTVMGHKTGVNQMVLSRSAFGVRGAYLPSILMFLMTLGWIGVNTYFPVKISMGILGQFGVPDTWPVEIVVITLVMAVQVLIGIYGFYAIRTFEKYTVPPTIAIMVLMSVLAWTRPGVVNWNLTTSLPPGAHLAMLTLLTTAIGVGWGISWVTWASDYSRFVPKSVPSKSVFWYSYVGMFVPTVWLGILGATIASTTLDTDPAKMVSAVFGGPVSILVLLMVLHGPIATNILNVYSATLAALSAGLKFSRFWLTVIVGVAGYLVTLYFIFAPSFAKAFDNWMISLLLWMSPWAGVVPADFFIKRKGKIDIAELYRSPETSAYGDINWAGMTAFCAGLVAGWLVEDGLVGALQGPISINLLGGADLSWLFGIGVAGLVYLGLGKFSTSPSSIVASGAGR; via the coding sequence ATGACGGATTCCGAACTTCGCGCTGATCTTCACAGCATCGAGCCAATTCCCGACGCGGACCGGGACTCAACCGGGCCGCAGCAGATGTGGATCTGGGCCGGCGCCAACATCGCGCCGGTGAACTGGGCGCTCGGCGCGCTCGGCATCATCCTCAAGCTTGGCCTGATGGAGACGATTGCGGTCATCGTGCTCGGCAATATCGTCGGCTGCGCGATCTTCGCGACCTTCACGGTGATGGGGCACAAGACCGGCGTCAATCAGATGGTGCTGAGCCGGTCCGCGTTCGGGGTCCGCGGCGCCTACCTGCCGAGCATCCTGATGTTCCTGATGACGCTGGGCTGGATCGGGGTCAACACCTACTTCCCGGTCAAGATCTCGATGGGCATTCTCGGGCAGTTCGGCGTTCCCGACACATGGCCGGTCGAGATCGTCGTCATCACGCTGGTGATGGCCGTGCAGGTGCTGATCGGAATCTACGGCTTCTACGCGATCCGCACCTTCGAGAAGTACACCGTGCCGCCGACCATCGCCATCATGGTGCTGATGAGCGTTTTGGCATGGACGCGCCCGGGCGTCGTCAACTGGAACTTGACGACCTCGCTGCCTCCGGGTGCACATCTGGCGATGCTGACGCTGCTGACGACCGCGATCGGGGTCGGCTGGGGCATTTCCTGGGTGACCTGGGCCTCCGACTATTCGCGCTTCGTGCCGAAAAGCGTGCCGTCGAAATCCGTCTTCTGGTACAGCTACGTCGGCATGTTCGTGCCCACGGTCTGGCTCGGCATTCTCGGCGCGACCATCGCCTCGACGACGCTGGATACCGATCCCGCCAAGATGGTGAGCGCGGTGTTCGGCGGGCCGGTCAGCATCCTCGTGCTGCTGATGGTGTTGCACGGCCCGATCGCCACCAACATCCTCAACGTCTATTCGGCGACATTGGCAGCGCTGAGCGCGGGGCTGAAGTTCTCGCGCTTCTGGCTCACCGTCATCGTCGGCGTCGCCGGCTATCTGGTCACGCTGTATTTCATCTTCGCGCCGTCTTTCGCGAAAGCGTTCGACAACTGGATGATCAGCCTGTTGCTGTGGATGAGCCCGTGGGCCGGGGTGGTGCCGGCCGACTTCTTCATCAAGCGGAAGGGCAAGATCGACATCGCCGAGCTCTATCGCTCGCCGGAGACCAGCGCCTATGGCGACATCAACTGGGCCGGCATGACCGCGTTCTGCGCGGGCTTGGTCGCCGGATGGCTGGTGGAAGACGGCCTCGTCGGCGCGCTGCAGGGGCCAATCTCGATCAATCTGCTCGGCGGCGCCGATCTGAGTTGGCTGTTCGGCATCGGGGTTGCGGGCCTCGTCTATCTCGGGCTCGGCAAGTTCTCGACCTCACCCTCCTCCATCGTTGCGAGCGGCGCAGGCAGATAG
- a CDS encoding acetamidase/formamidase family protein, protein MDHVLRSIPENVQWGLWDGRLKPVLRIASGDRVTIETLSGEPDDLPDPSFGFDIVPGHAEVLASTFRGPGPHLLTGPIHVEGAEPGDVLEVRVLSIELRCNWGWNLQVPMLGTLPEDFLHIPLDRARNVARLPWGQELPLSPFFGNFGVAPPPGWGRLSSKEPRAFGGNMDNKELGAGSTLYFPVFVPGALFSAGDGHALQGDGEVCLTAIEAALTGTFEFHVRRDLRLASPRAETAVDWITMGFDEDLDDAAKAALRDMIALIRERSGLSAQDAYTLCSIAADLRVTQMVDGNKGVHCVLAKSRMP, encoded by the coding sequence ATGGACCACGTTCTGCGATCCATTCCCGAAAACGTCCAGTGGGGACTCTGGGACGGACGATTGAAGCCGGTGCTCCGGATCGCATCCGGAGACCGGGTGACCATCGAGACCCTCTCGGGCGAGCCGGACGATCTGCCTGATCCGTCGTTCGGCTTTGACATCGTTCCCGGGCATGCGGAGGTGCTGGCAAGCACCTTTCGCGGTCCGGGGCCGCACCTTCTCACCGGGCCGATCCACGTCGAGGGCGCCGAGCCCGGCGACGTGCTGGAAGTGCGCGTGCTGAGTATCGAACTACGCTGCAATTGGGGCTGGAACCTGCAGGTGCCGATGCTCGGCACGCTGCCCGAGGATTTTCTCCACATTCCGCTTGACCGCGCGCGTAACGTGGCGCGCCTGCCTTGGGGACAGGAGCTGCCGCTGTCCCCCTTCTTCGGCAATTTCGGCGTCGCGCCGCCGCCGGGCTGGGGCCGGCTGTCGTCGAAGGAGCCGCGGGCGTTCGGCGGCAACATGGACAACAAGGAGCTCGGCGCTGGCAGCACGCTTTATTTTCCTGTCTTCGTGCCGGGCGCGCTGTTCTCCGCCGGCGACGGCCATGCGCTCCAGGGCGATGGAGAGGTCTGCCTGACGGCGATCGAGGCCGCGCTCACCGGCACCTTCGAATTCCACGTCCGGCGCGATCTTCGCCTCGCCTCCCCGCGCGCGGAAACCGCGGTCGACTGGATCACGATGGGATTCGATGAAGACCTCGACGATGCGGCCAAGGCGGCGCTGCGCGACATGATCGCGCTGATTCGCGAGAGGAGCGGCCTCAGCGCGCAGGACGCCTATACGCTTTGCTCGATCGCCGCCGACCTCAGGGTTACGCAGATGGTCGACGGCAACAAGGGCGTCCACTGCGTCCTGGCAAAATCCCGCATGCCCTGA